GCAATACTTTCTCCAGCCTCCGACGATCATGGCCGGGCATGTCGGGCTCAACAGCCTGCTCGACGAAGCCTACCTGGCGCACCGCTTCGTCGAAGAGGTGAACGACCTCTACATCAAGCATTTCGGCCAGCCACTGATCCCCTTGGACATGACGGTCGCCAACCTGATCGCACACCAGTTGATCGGCGAGGCATTTGCCAACCAGCTCGACGAAGTGGTGCATCACACGTTCGATGAGATGCTCAACGACGAAACCTTTGCGTTGGAGTCGGTGGAAGCCTATCGCGAGAAACTCAGCAGCCCAGAGACCGGCGCGGCCTGGAAGCGCTGGCCGTGCATGTCCCGACGCCTGGGCGTGGGCCTGGAGCTTGACCAGCCGGCGGCTTGATCCATCAGGCACACATAACCCCCTGTGGGAGCGGGCTTGCTCGCGAAGGCGGAGTGTCAGGCTACATCCAACTGACTGATCTACCGCTTTCGCGAGCAAGCCCGCTCCCACATGGGGGGCTGTGTTGCTGGTCAAGAGCCCTGCCGAAACAGGTCAGCTGGCCGCTGCGCCAACCCCCACCGTCGTGCGCAACCGGCCTTCCAACCGACGCTTGAGCCCGCGGGATTCAATCAGCAGCTTCGAACCTTTGCTGGCATTCGCCCGGCCCCATTCTTCGAGCAATTCCAGGCACGAGTGATCGATGTAGCTCAGGTTATTGAGCGGCACATGCACCGTCGCGCCTTCCGGGATGGAGCCCAGCACCTGGGTCAACGCCGGCACCTTGAGGAACGTGGCCGCACCTACCAGCCGCAGCTCCATCTCGCCTTCCTGCGGCAAGTCGATCAGGCTGATCTTCAGGCGCGAGGCTTTCCAGGCCAGTTTCACCAAGGTCAGGCCGAAGCCGATCAGCACGCCGGTCAACAGGTCGGTGAAGATGATCGCCAATGCCGTCGCGGCGTAGGTGAACATCGGCATCCGCCCATAACGGCCCAGGCTGCGGAATGCCTTGAGGTCCACCAGTTTGAAGCCGGTATAGACCAGCACACCGGCCAGGCTCGCCACCGGAATGCTTTGCAGCACGCTGGACAGCAACAGCACGAACAGCAGCAGCCACAGGCCGTGGAAAATCGTCGACATCCGTGTGGTCGCACCGGCCTGGACGTTGGCCGAACTGCGCACGATCACCCCGGTCATCGGCAGCGCGCCGAGCAAGCCGCAGAGCATGTTACCGATGCCTTGGGCCGACAATTCCCGGTCGAAGTCCGCCCGTTCGCCACTGTGCATGCGATCCACGGCGGCCGCCGACAGCAGGGTCTCGGCGCTGGCAATGAAGGCCACCGCGAACGCAGCGATGAGCAACGTCGGATCGGCCAGGTTCAGCAAATCCGCCGGGCGCAGCCAGTCGATGGCTTCGGTCATGTTTTCCGGAACATCCACGCGCTTGACCTGCAAGGCCAGCAACAGGCTGGCAAGCGTTGCCAGGCCCACGCCGAGCAGCGCGCCGGGGATGAAGCGCAGCGTGTGAGGGCGAAACTTCTCCCACAGCCACATCACCGCGATCGTCGACAAACCGAGCAAGCCGGCCTGCCAGCCAAAGGACGGCAAAGCCTGGGCGACTGCCGCAGGGAACGCCGCCAGGTTATCCAGGCCCGAAGGCTTGGGTGCCGCATCGAGCATCACATGGACCTGGGACAAGATGATCAGCACACCGATACCGGCCAGCATCCCGTACACCACGGCGGGCGCGGTGACCCGGAACCAGCAACCGAGGCGAAAGCGCCCCGCCAGCAATTGCAACAGGCCGGCCAGCAACAGGATCGGCCCGAGCATTGCCACGCCGTGCTGGCGCACGAGTTCGAAAACCAACACCGCCAACCCGGCGGCCGGACCGCTGACCTGCAGCTTGGAGCCGGCCAGGAAACCCACCACCAGGCCGCCGATGATCCCGGTGATCAGGCCTTTGGCCGGTGGCAGGCCCGACGCAATGGCGATGCCCATGCACAAGGGCAGCGCCACCAGAAACACCACCACCGAAGCCAGGAGCTCCCGTGGCAGAACAGCTTTTAATTGAGCA
This genomic interval from Pseudomonas alvandae contains the following:
- a CDS encoding SulP family inorganic anion transporter, with the translated sequence MRAAQLKAVLPRELLASVVVFLVALPLCMGIAIASGLPPAKGLITGIIGGLVVGFLAGSKLQVSGPAAGLAVLVFELVRQHGVAMLGPILLLAGLLQLLAGRFRLGCWFRVTAPAVVYGMLAGIGVLIILSQVHVMLDAAPKPSGLDNLAAFPAAVAQALPSFGWQAGLLGLSTIAVMWLWEKFRPHTLRFIPGALLGVGLATLASLLLALQVKRVDVPENMTEAIDWLRPADLLNLADPTLLIAAFAVAFIASAETLLSAAAVDRMHSGERADFDRELSAQGIGNMLCGLLGALPMTGVIVRSSANVQAGATTRMSTIFHGLWLLLFVLLLSSVLQSIPVASLAGVLVYTGFKLVDLKAFRSLGRYGRMPMFTYAATALAIIFTDLLTGVLIGFGLTLVKLAWKASRLKISLIDLPQEGEMELRLVGAATFLKVPALTQVLGSIPEGATVHVPLNNLSYIDHSCLELLEEWGRANASKGSKLLIESRGLKRRLEGRLRTTVGVGAAAS